CATTCGTGATGGCTGTAGGTTACTTTTGTAAATGGGCTTTCTTTGACATATCCATAGTGCTAAACAAAGTGTAATGGCTCCTGTTAACACAAAGAATAGTTTGTTTCCCTGTGTAGTGCATCTGGTTAAGGCCAAATGTAGTCATGTCACAACATGGCCTTTGAACTTTCACTATTGGTATGCTAATATTGGTTGCTGTAAACTGAGATGCTAATTACATTGAATTTTCAAATTGCTAGCCATAAACACCtaaaatgttatttatattttcaGTTTAAAATTCCAGAGTTTTACAATTACAAAATTGCTATTTCCAAGGCAAATTTATTTTCTCAGGGGAGGAGtaggttttattttttttaaatactgtatCTTTTATATTCATTACTGATAAAACCACAGAAGTTGCTATTGAACAATCGGAAAAACatgtttattattttacaaaAGAATGGAGCACTCCTTTCTAGCTTGCAGGAAAGGTGCTAACTACGGACATTTGCATGTCTAAAGAAGACAATGCTACCCACCAAAAGGACACTGCTGAAGTGATGCTGCTAGGACCATGAACTGCTACAGTGCTGGCTGTCCAGTTTTGAACAGTTCTGATGCAGAATCAATGTGTTCAAGACGATTTTGTAGGGCAGCCACCGAAGTGCGTTATCAACTGAATACAATAATTTACTCTGGTGTtagtgagaatgctattcattgactacagctcagcattcaacaccatagtgatgATCTTTGAGGGCACTAAGCTAAGGacgctgggactaaacacctccctccgcaactggatcctggacttcctgacgggccacccccaggtggtaagggtaggtaacaacacatctgccacacggatcctcaacatgggggcccctcaggggtgtgcttagtcccctcatgtactctctgttcactaatgactgcacggccaggcacgactccaacaccatcattaagactACTGATGACACAACATTGCCTGATCTCCGACAATGACGAGATAGCCTATGGGGAGATCAGAAATTTGGCCTGGAACCACACAGCCAaccacctctccctcaaagtgatcaagacaaaggaaatgattgtggactacaggaaaaggaggaccaatcATGCcctcattctcattgacagggctgcaggttcaagttccttggtatccacatcaacaaactaacaaggtccaaacacaccaagagtcgtgaagagggcacgactattccccttcaggagactgaaaagatttggcatgggtcctcagatccacaaaaggttctacagctgcaccatcaagagcatcctgactggttgcatcacttcctcgtatggcaactgctcggcctcagaccgcaagacactacagagggtagtgcgtacagcccagtacatcgctggggccaagcttcctgccatccaggacctctgtcagaggaaggccccccaaaaattgtcaaagactccagccacactgttttctctgctaccacatggtaAGCGGTACCatagcaccaagtctaggtccaagaggcttctaagcaACTTCTACCCtcaagcaataagactcctgaacatgtaatcaaatggctacccagactatttgcattccccctcctttttacactgctgctacactcttatctatgcattgtcactttaataactctacatgtacatattaccttgactaactggTGCCACCacagactctgtactggtaccccctgtatttagcctcgctattgttattttactgctgctctttaattgttttatttcattgtaatttattttaaactgcattgttggttaagggcttgtaagtaagcatttcactgtaaggtgaaataccaaatacctgttgtatttggcgcatgtgatgcataaaatttgatttaaacagTCTCTTTGATCTTGCCAACCCCCAGTGTCTCACCTCTGAGAAGCAGTTCTGTTGTGATTACATCACATAGGGCTGAATTACAGTAATACTATTGGTCAACAACTCAGATTCTGAATTCTAACAGCTCAGATGCTTATAAAAGGGTCATAGATTCATTGTCTCTTACGTTTCTGACCTGCGCTGGTGAGATACCTgccatttctttctctctgaccATGCTTAAGAGTAATGCCTTGTACTGCTTTGTAACTTAAGCGTATGCCTTCTATGTTATCATTCAGTTTACAAAGTAATTAAATACACTTGTATTTAGAATTCCATTCTCAGACATTTGTTCATtgcctattactgtaactcagctATAGTGTCCTTGCATATTGCTATTTATCTTATGGAGTAAGTTAATGGGCTAATTACAGTCTTAAGTCGAATGtgagctatatactgtatatacaaagtaTTACTGCCCACTACATCATTGTTTAATGTAACACAGAAGCATAGACCACTTAAATACATAGCATTTACATAACGCCTGTATAAAAATCCAAGTCAATATGAGTATGAACAACATAACCCCTTATTCAATTACATGCTTAGCATTGCTCAGAAAACAAAAGTGATCAAAGACATGTCAGACATATTGCCTTAAAATCCCCCTCCAATGGTTGTCTTGTGGAAAATAAACTCTTGCTTCAAGTAAGTGCGTCATTTTTCCAAAGTGGTTAAGAACGTGGTCTTACATAAAATAGCATGAACGCTGTAGGCTGGATGGAAGAGCTTCTACTAACTAAACCGTTTTGAGGAGTTACCGTTTTGGACCCAGAAGAACCAGTCCAATACATTTCCCTCTCCACCTAGTATATTAAACCGATTCTAGCCTCTGTGCCAGTCTGTTTCCTCTTCAGCGAACTCCTTTGTTGACCACAAAAATAGTCTGCACTCGGGATACAACGACAACAAGGCATATTTCAGTATTCATAATTACATCACCATTTCCCAATCATATCTTATTTGCATTACCCATGAAGAGCTTTAAAAATTGCACTTTTCATAAGGAAACATTCCCCTTTGGACCCATTCCCAGAGAAACAGAGCTCGAGCTAGCTACCGTGTTGACTATCATGGTTGAAAGGAACCTCAAGTTGAAGCCAACGGAGCTTTGAACGCTTAACCATGCGCTCTGAGAGCATCTGCATTGCTCTAGAAATTCAACTTTATACTTGTCGTCAACCCTCCTCCATGCTTTCAAAAGGAAGTTGTTAGCAGAAAATATATTGTCATGAAGTAGAAGCACCATCACATGAAATGGCAGTAGCACAACACACTTCACCGTCAGTCTCTGGCTGTGCTCCCAATACTCACATTTCCTCAAGACCTTTCCTTCATTAGCACTGATGGGTGAAAGGCCTGGATAGGGGTTCCCTTGACATTGCTCGCACATGTCATGCCCAGGCAGACCAGTGGCGGTATAACCACATCAGTGGTTTATGGAGGAAAGGGGATGAGGAAATGAAGCTATTGAGACACACCTTCCCTCTTCCCTGTCCCTCATTTCTCTGGGGCCTTCCCCAAGTCATAGATGGCTTTATTCTCCAGGATCTCCACTTTCTCCCCTGCAGGGATCAGTGTGTTGGCCACCATGGCCCTGGTCACTGATTGGATGGGGATGGACATCGCTGTGGGAAACATGGAGGAAAAAGGGCCCAGGACCTTCCTGGCAAACCATTCAGCAGGCCGGCTCTCCTGCCTGTCGACCATCAGCACCCTGGGAGGAAAAACAAGAGAAAAATAATTCAGTTGAGTTGTTACAAGTGAAATAACTTACAGCATCAAAATATCTCAGAGTGAACACACTGTGTTTACATCATGTGATCACTGGAGAAATGTGTATATTGTTAATCATGACATTGGTGCGAGACATTCACCTATGGTCACCATTTCTTTTGCCATGACTGATAAGGTAATGAACAAGTGAGTCATTTCTGCAAAGGAACATTTTTTTACACGTGACTAATGCAAATGAGACTTACGCAGGGCGATAGATGGAGTACCTCTCGAAGCCCAACAGCTCAATGTCTGCCTCCACTTGTCCCTGGAGAAGCAAACATCTGCATTAACCAAACAATATGCAGCACTTCATCAAGTAGCTTTACGAGAGAGGCTGAAAGAGGCCTTATGAAAGGCTATAAATTAGGTGTCTTTACTCAGGTGAACATTTTGTGTATTACCTTCACTTTGAGATAGAGAAAACCACTGGTTTTGTCAGCCCCTTTAGAAGACTCTAGGTTGAAGTGTGAGCAGCCCCCTGCCTTGGCGAGCTCCGCTGACTTCAGGACGTAGTCATGGTCAACACGGATGAATCCATCCTACAATGACAGAAAGATAAGTGAAACTATGTGTACATTAATCTGCATTTGACCACATGATCCAAGCAGGTTGTGTATGGTGGGTCGTTCAATGTcctttcagcaagccatgacacccaccatctccgATTGTTCTGGaatc
This window of the Oncorhynchus tshawytscha isolate Ot180627B linkage group LG12, Otsh_v2.0, whole genome shotgun sequence genome carries:
- the htatip2 gene encoding oxidoreductase HTATIP2, which codes for MAHDLKPLAEDFRQKNKSCFILGVSGETGKELLKEIVERKLFSRITVIGRRQLTFEGEAYENLVQEVVDFEKLNDYAAAFQGHDVGYCCLGTTKAKAGADGFIRVDHDYVLKSAELAKAGGCSHFNLESSKGADKTSGFLYLKVKGQVEADIELLGFERYSIYRPAVLMVDRQESRPAEWFARKVLGPFSSMFPTAMSIPIQSVTRAMVANTLIPAGEKVEILENKAIYDLGKAPEK